A genomic region of Rhodanobacter sp. contains the following coding sequences:
- the spy gene encoding ATP-independent periplasmic protein-refolding chaperone Spy: MRKNLILGLALSSALAIGSFAVAAQDGPGPGGWGHHGGPGHHGMMMDFHKLNLTDAQKASIKQIMKSSFEQGKGQRQALHQQRQAFEAMNPTDAGYQAAATALAQAEGAATTARVQQMANVRAQIYNILTPAQQSQLATEKAQAEARRQQWEQFRAQQKAAGNGS; this comes from the coding sequence ATGCGCAAGAACCTCATTCTCGGCCTGGCCCTCAGCTCGGCCCTGGCCATCGGCAGCTTCGCCGTTGCCGCCCAGGACGGCCCCGGCCCCGGCGGCTGGGGTCATCACGGCGGCCCCGGCCATCACGGCATGATGATGGACTTCCACAAGCTCAACCTCACCGATGCCCAGAAGGCCAGCATCAAGCAGATCATGAAGAGCAGCTTTGAGCAGGGCAAGGGCCAGCGCCAGGCACTGCACCAGCAGCGGCAGGCGTTCGAAGCGATGAACCCGACCGACGCCGGCTACCAGGCCGCCGCCACCGCGCTGGCCCAGGCCGAAGGCGCCGCCACCACGGCTCGCGTGCAGCAGATGGCCAACGTCCGCGCGCAGATCTACAACATATTGACCCCGGCGCAGCAGTCGCAACTGGCCACCGAGAAAGCCCAGGCGGAAGCCCGTCGCCAGCAGTGGGAGCAGTTCCGCGCCCAACAGAAGGCCGCTGGCAACGGCTCGTAA
- a CDS encoding bifunctional GNAT family N-acetyltransferase/carbon-nitrogen hydrolase family protein, with the protein MTKKTVERNPKLRLRQATPDDVPALVDLTARVYTPEWGHSAEMLRSQQTHFPQGQFVLEYEGKLVGYCATFRIDEAAALAPHSWLQITGGGMASRHRPDSDWLYGMEVVVHPDYRRMRIGQRLYLARKKLCMDLKLRGIVFGGRLPGLARNIQRYGSAEAYVQAVQEGRRRDLTLSFQLANDFEVIGLLHGYVPSDHESLGNAAHLVWRNPLLLDQPDIPSIPSPRQLPDKVRVASVQYQQRRIASFDEFATQVEYFTDIAADYSADFVVFPELITLQLLSIENTELPATDAIRRLSQYTPQVKELFGRLAVHYNINIVAGTHPTEQDNGDIHNVCYVCLRDGSIHEREKLHPTPSERITWNISGGDSAATVQTDCGPIGVMICYDSEFPEVARHLVDQGALILFVPFCTDVREGYLRVRYCSQARAVENQCYVVLSGNVGNLPGVNNFDIQYGQSCILTPSDFPFARDGIAADSTPNIETVLFADLHLESLASARNAGAVQNLKDRRFDLYETRWLPKPRTLR; encoded by the coding sequence ATGACCAAGAAAACCGTTGAACGCAATCCGAAGCTGCGCCTGCGCCAGGCCACGCCCGACGACGTGCCGGCACTGGTCGATCTCACCGCGCGCGTCTACACGCCCGAATGGGGCCATTCGGCGGAAATGCTGCGCTCCCAGCAGACGCACTTCCCGCAGGGCCAGTTCGTGTTGGAGTACGAGGGCAAGCTGGTGGGCTACTGCGCCACCTTCCGCATCGACGAGGCCGCGGCACTGGCACCGCACAGCTGGCTCCAGATCACCGGCGGCGGCATGGCCTCGCGCCACAGGCCCGACAGCGACTGGCTGTACGGCATGGAGGTGGTGGTGCACCCGGACTACCGCCGCATGCGCATCGGCCAGCGCCTGTATCTCGCGCGCAAAAAACTGTGCATGGATCTGAAGCTGCGCGGCATCGTGTTCGGCGGCCGCCTCCCCGGGCTCGCGCGCAACATCCAGCGCTACGGCAGCGCCGAGGCCTATGTGCAGGCGGTGCAGGAAGGCAGGCGCCGCGACCTTACGCTGAGCTTCCAGTTGGCGAACGACTTCGAGGTGATCGGCCTGCTGCACGGCTACGTGCCCTCGGACCACGAATCGCTGGGCAACGCGGCGCATCTGGTGTGGCGCAACCCGCTGCTGCTCGACCAGCCCGACATACCCTCGATCCCCTCGCCTCGCCAACTGCCCGACAAGGTTCGCGTGGCCTCGGTGCAATACCAGCAGCGGCGCATCGCCTCGTTCGACGAATTCGCCACCCAGGTGGAGTATTTCACCGACATCGCGGCCGACTACAGCGCGGACTTCGTGGTCTTCCCCGAGCTGATCACCCTGCAGTTGCTGTCGATCGAGAACACCGAACTGCCGGCCACCGACGCGATCCGCCGGCTCAGCCAGTACACGCCGCAGGTGAAGGAGCTGTTCGGCCGGCTGGCGGTGCACTACAACATCAACATCGTCGCCGGCACGCACCCCACCGAGCAGGACAACGGCGACATCCACAACGTGTGCTACGTCTGCCTGCGCGACGGCTCGATCCACGAGCGCGAGAAACTGCACCCCACACCCAGCGAGCGCATCACCTGGAACATCTCCGGCGGCGACAGCGCCGCCACCGTGCAGACCGACTGCGGTCCGATCGGCGTGATGATCTGCTACGACAGCGAGTTCCCCGAAGTGGCGCGCCACCTGGTGGATCAGGGGGCGCTGATCCTGTTCGTGCCGTTCTGCACCGACGTGCGCGAAGGCTATCTGCGCGTGCGCTACTGCTCGCAGGCCCGTGCGGTGGAGAACCAGTGCTACGTGGTGCTGTCCGGCAACGTGGGCAACCTGCCCGGCGTCAACAATTTCGACATCCAGTACGGCCAGAGCTGCATCCTCACCCCCAGCGACTTCCCGTTCGCGCGCGATGGGATCGCGGCCGATTCCACCCCGAACATCGAGACCGTGCTGTTCGCCGACCTGCATCTGGAAAGCCTGGCCAGCGCCCGCAACGCCGGCGCCGTGCAGAACCTCAAGGACCGCCGCTTCGACCTGTACGAGACGCGTTGGCTACCAAAGCCGCGCACTCTGCGATAA
- the lpxK gene encoding tetraacyldisaccharide 4'-kinase — translation MALADALVEAWYGKRRSPWWAWPLAGLYGALTALRRGLYRIGVLPSVRLPVPVVVVGNLTAGGTGKTPLVIALADALHARGLRPGVVSRGHGGKRREPVLLGDTPEPSEVGDEPCLIRACGVPVAVGRDRPAAAQLLLAQGCDVLIADDGLQHYRLARDVEICVIDGARRFGNGRLLPAGPLREPLRRLANVDLRVCNGDAPRADEYPMRLVGGDAVTLDGAHRRPLADFAGRRVHAVAAIGHPARFFASLRAAGIEAIEHAFADHHAFAAAELDFGDDLPVLMTDKDAVKCRGFAQPSWWRVPVRAELPVVFFDAVVARLARRD, via the coding sequence ATGGCGCTGGCCGACGCACTCGTCGAAGCGTGGTACGGCAAGCGCCGCAGTCCGTGGTGGGCCTGGCCGCTGGCCGGCTTGTACGGCGCGCTGACCGCACTGCGCCGCGGGCTGTACCGTATCGGCGTCTTGCCTAGCGTGCGCCTGCCCGTACCGGTCGTCGTCGTCGGCAACCTCACCGCCGGAGGCACCGGCAAGACACCGCTCGTCATCGCGCTGGCGGATGCGCTGCACGCACGCGGGCTGCGTCCCGGCGTGGTGAGCCGCGGCCATGGCGGCAAACGGCGCGAGCCCGTGCTGCTCGGCGACACGCCCGAGCCGTCCGAAGTGGGCGACGAACCTTGCCTGATCCGCGCCTGCGGCGTGCCGGTGGCGGTGGGGCGCGATCGTCCCGCCGCGGCGCAATTGCTGCTGGCGCAGGGTTGCGATGTGCTGATTGCCGACGACGGACTGCAGCATTACCGCCTCGCCCGCGACGTCGAAATCTGCGTGATCGACGGCGCGCGCCGCTTCGGCAATGGCCGCCTGCTGCCGGCCGGCCCGCTGCGCGAGCCGCTGCGCCGGCTGGCGAACGTGGATTTGCGGGTGTGCAACGGCGATGCGCCGCGGGCGGACGAATATCCCATGCGGCTGGTCGGCGGCGATGCCGTGACGCTGGATGGCGCCCATCGGCGGCCGCTGGCGGATTTCGCGGGCCGGCGCGTGCATGCGGTCGCGGCCATCGGCCATCCGGCGCGCTTTTTTGCCAGCCTGCGTGCGGCCGGCATCGAGGCGATCGAACATGCATTCGCCGACCATCACGCTTTCGCTGCCGCCGAACTCGATTTCGGCGACGACCTGCCGGTGCTGATGACCGACAAGGACGCGGTGAAGTGCCGCGGTTTCGCGCAGCCGTCGTGGTGGCGGGTGCCGGTGCGGGCCGAATTGCCGGTCGTTTTCTTCGACGCCGTGGTGGCGCGCCTAGCTCGCCGCGACTGA
- a CDS encoding response regulator transcription factor — protein MTRILIADDDRELCQLLSAYLQREGFAVDLAHDGDEALARLHNAAQRPELLILDVMMPGRDGLETLRDLRMKHRLPVIMLSARGEPVDRVIGLELGADDYLSKPCLPRELLARVRAQLRRHAPNAAAAGELQLGTLKLLPGERRALIEEQELSLTGAEFQLLLALAQRAGELVDKAALTRLALGRELERYDRSIDVHVSRLRHKLAEASAQSPRIDSVRGAGYVLVAAAP, from the coding sequence ATGACCCGCATCCTGATCGCCGACGACGACCGCGAGCTGTGCCAACTGCTCTCCGCATACCTGCAACGCGAAGGCTTTGCCGTCGACCTTGCCCACGACGGCGATGAGGCGCTGGCGCGGCTGCACAACGCCGCGCAACGGCCCGAGCTGTTGATCCTCGACGTGATGATGCCCGGCCGCGACGGCCTGGAGACGCTGCGCGACCTGCGCATGAAACACCGCCTGCCGGTGATCATGCTTTCCGCGCGCGGCGAGCCGGTGGACCGCGTGATCGGGCTGGAGCTGGGCGCGGACGACTACCTTTCCAAGCCCTGCCTGCCGCGCGAGTTGTTGGCCCGCGTGCGCGCCCAGCTGCGGCGTCACGCACCGAACGCGGCGGCCGCGGGCGAGCTTCAGCTTGGCACGCTGAAATTGCTGCCCGGCGAGCGTCGCGCGCTGATCGAGGAGCAGGAGCTATCGCTCACCGGCGCGGAGTTCCAGTTGCTGCTGGCGCTGGCGCAACGCGCGGGCGAACTGGTGGACAAGGCCGCGCTCACCCGGCTCGCGCTCGGCCGCGAGCTGGAGCGCTACGACCGCAGCATCGACGTGCACGTGAGCCGTCTGCGCCACAAGCTGGCCGAGGCTTCCGCGCAGTCGCCGCGCATCGACTCCGTGCGCGGTGCCGGCTACGTGCTGGTGGCGGCCGCGCCATGA
- a CDS encoding biopolymer transporter ExbD — protein MRIGNDRRGDEFEINVVPLIDVLLTLLMFFVLTSTFVQHARMQVTLPNASAQDRDMNAPALTITVDRAGRYWVGSDAVPGEGIAVLKQAIERNANGDHDRPVAIRADALSSHQSVVTAMDALGQLGFTRLSIATTPTQPDQAQ, from the coding sequence ATGCGCATCGGCAACGACCGCCGCGGGGACGAGTTCGAGATCAACGTGGTGCCCTTGATCGACGTCCTGCTCACCCTGCTCATGTTCTTCGTGCTTACCAGCACCTTCGTGCAGCATGCGCGCATGCAGGTCACCCTGCCCAACGCCAGTGCGCAGGACCGCGACATGAACGCGCCGGCGCTCACCATCACGGTGGACCGTGCGGGGCGCTACTGGGTCGGCAGCGATGCGGTGCCGGGTGAAGGCATCGCCGTGTTGAAGCAGGCGATCGAGCGCAACGCCAACGGCGACCACGACCGCCCGGTGGCTATCCGTGCCGATGCGTTGTCCTCGCACCAGAGCGTGGTGACCGCGATGGACGCGCTGGGCCAGCTCGGCTTCACGCGCCTGTCCATCGCCACCACGCCGACGCAGCCGGATCAGGCGCAATGA
- the msbA gene encoding lipid A export permease/ATP-binding protein MsbA, protein MSSAKARIWDAHTWAVYKRLLGYSRRYWAVGLVALVGMILDGGGLAKFTELIQPMIDNLFRDKDPYLIFWMPIWIIGIFFVRSIGTFVSSYGMAYIGRHVVQEIQSDVFASYLRLPAAYFGTEPSGQQVSRITYTSEQVASAASDAAKIGITDGFTVLAMLYVMLHKSPYLALSLLVMVPAIALVATVVSRRYRQISRRIQGSMGSVTGTVDEVVGANREVRIYGGQEHEAERFGMVTRHTRRLNLKISATNAASSSTVQLVAAGALATLVYLGTRPAMLNDAMTPGVFFAVLTAMGAMLPSLKRLTNVQSNIQRGMSAAEDLFEIMDLPPEVDHGTRVLARTQGDLRFEDVRLTYARNDCAALRGVDLHCAPGTVTALVGRSGSGKSSLVSLLPRFNEPSSGRIVLDGENYQDYTLASLRRQIAWVGQSVVLFDDTVANNIAYGELAGASEADIVAAAEAANAMEFIARMPQGIHTPIGEAGNSLSGGQRQRIAIARAILKNAPILVLDEATSALDTESERLIQQALQLLMRDRTTLVIAHRLSTIEGADQIAVMEQGCIVERGNHAELLALGGHYAALHRMQFHDANVGGD, encoded by the coding sequence ATGAGCAGCGCTAAAGCCAGGATATGGGACGCCCACACCTGGGCCGTCTACAAGCGGCTGCTCGGCTACAGCCGGCGCTACTGGGCGGTTGGACTGGTTGCGCTGGTGGGCATGATTCTCGACGGCGGTGGCCTGGCTAAGTTCACCGAGCTGATCCAGCCCATGATCGACAACCTGTTCAGGGACAAGGATCCGTACCTGATCTTCTGGATGCCGATCTGGATCATCGGCATCTTTTTCGTGCGCTCCATCGGCACTTTTGTCAGCAGCTACGGAATGGCCTACATCGGACGGCACGTCGTGCAGGAAATCCAAAGCGACGTGTTCGCATCCTACCTGCGCCTGCCTGCCGCTTATTTCGGCACCGAACCATCGGGGCAGCAGGTGTCGCGCATCACCTATACCAGCGAACAAGTAGCCTCGGCGGCCAGCGATGCGGCGAAGATCGGCATCACGGATGGTTTCACCGTGCTAGCCATGTTGTACGTGATGCTGCACAAGAGTCCTTATCTGGCGTTGTCATTGCTGGTGATGGTGCCGGCGATCGCGCTGGTCGCGACAGTAGTGAGTCGCCGTTACCGGCAAATCAGCCGACGCATCCAGGGGTCGATGGGCTCGGTTACCGGTACGGTGGATGAAGTCGTGGGCGCCAACCGTGAGGTGCGTATCTACGGCGGTCAGGAGCACGAAGCTGAGCGTTTTGGCATGGTGACCCGCCATACGCGGCGCTTGAATCTGAAAATATCGGCGACCAACGCGGCTTCCAGTTCCACCGTGCAACTGGTGGCCGCCGGGGCGTTGGCTACCTTGGTGTACCTTGGTACCCGGCCGGCCATGCTCAACGATGCGATGACGCCGGGTGTGTTCTTCGCCGTGCTTACCGCCATGGGAGCGATGCTCCCTTCGCTGAAGCGACTGACAAACGTGCAATCGAACATCCAGCGAGGCATGTCGGCCGCGGAAGATCTGTTCGAGATCATGGACCTGCCGCCGGAGGTCGACCACGGCACGCGCGTGCTGGCGCGCACCCAGGGCGACCTGCGTTTCGAGGACGTGCGGCTCACGTATGCGCGCAACGACTGCGCGGCGCTGCGCGGCGTGGACCTGCACTGCGCGCCGGGCACGGTCACCGCCCTGGTCGGCCGTTCGGGCAGCGGCAAGAGCAGCCTGGTGAGCCTGCTGCCGCGCTTCAACGAACCGAGCAGCGGCCGCATCGTGCTTGACGGCGAAAACTACCAGGACTACACGCTGGCCTCGCTGCGTCGGCAGATCGCCTGGGTGGGGCAAAGCGTGGTGTTGTTCGACGACACCGTGGCCAACAACATCGCCTACGGCGAGCTGGCCGGCGCCAGCGAGGCCGATATCGTGGCGGCAGCGGAAGCCGCCAACGCGATGGAGTTCATCGCACGCATGCCGCAGGGCATCCACACCCCCATCGGCGAAGCTGGCAACAGCCTGTCCGGCGGCCAGCGCCAGCGCATCGCCATCGCGCGCGCCATCCTCAAGAACGCCCCGATCCTGGTGCTGGACGAAGCCACCAGCGCGCTGGACACCGAGTCCGAGCGGCTGATCCAGCAGGCCCTGCAACTGCTGATGCGCGACCGCACCACGCTGGTGATCGCGCATCGCCTCTCCACCATCGAGGGCGCCGACCAGATCGCGGTGATGGAACAGGGGTGCATCGTGGAGCGCGGCAACCACGCCGAGCTGCTGGCCCTGGGCGGCCATTACGCCGCGCTGCACCGCATGCAGTTCCACGACGCGAACGTCGGCGGCGACTGA
- a CDS encoding MotA/TolQ/ExbB proton channel family protein yields MLDILMAGGWAMLPILVCSLVALAIVLERCWTLRRHAVLPPGLGEEVRQWARAGQLDPHHLEALSEGSPLGELLASALAVRGQSRDIIKERIEDTGRHVVHRMERYLNTLGTIALIGPLLGLFGTVIGLIRMFMQVMAGGIGDPAKMAGGIGEALICTAAGLTVAIPAYVLHRWLRSRIAGYCVQMEKQATALLDDLTLTAAPRVRRTATTTAGTAGAG; encoded by the coding sequence GTGCTCGATATCCTGATGGCTGGTGGCTGGGCGATGCTGCCCATCCTGGTGTGCTCGCTGGTGGCGCTGGCGATCGTGCTGGAGCGTTGCTGGACGCTGCGGCGCCATGCGGTGCTGCCGCCCGGCCTCGGCGAGGAAGTGCGCCAATGGGCGCGCGCCGGCCAGCTCGACCCGCATCACCTGGAGGCGCTCTCCGAAGGCTCGCCGCTGGGCGAGCTGCTGGCCTCGGCGCTGGCGGTGCGCGGGCAGTCGCGCGACATCATCAAGGAGCGCATCGAGGACACCGGGCGCCACGTCGTGCACCGGATGGAGCGCTACCTCAACACGCTGGGCACCATCGCGCTGATCGGTCCGCTGCTGGGCCTGTTCGGTACGGTGATCGGCCTGATCCGCATGTTCATGCAGGTGATGGCCGGCGGCATCGGCGATCCGGCCAAGATGGCCGGCGGCATTGGCGAGGCGCTGATCTGCACGGCTGCCGGCCTCACCGTGGCGATTCCCGCCTACGTGCTGCACCGCTGGCTGCGTTCGCGCATCGCGGGCTACTGCGTGCAGATGGAAAAGCAGGCCACCGCGCTGCTGGACGACCTCACGTTGACCGCCGCGCCGCGCGTGCGCCGCACCGCCACAACCACCGCCGGCACAGCCGGCGCGGGCTGA
- a CDS encoding chloride channel protein: MSKPTSKSSNPRLQALLGHEFFAPLQWKRRIALWSGAILVALAAILFAKASDWSFHLFQRVLSHGIWIPLIITPVVFGLLAWATEGRLRATRGSGIPQVIATMHIEDEGFRARMLALPIAACKMLLTLIALAVGASIGREGPTVHVGAGLFYSLGRRFGFDDPKAASRFILAGGAAGIAAAFNTPLAGVVFAIEELAGTFEHRFSGLLLTAVIVGGVVSLGIMGNYSYFGEVQADLLLGHAWLAVLLCGVVCGLLGGLFARLILLSRNGPLAMIGRLRARWPVLFAAGCGLALAVLGVLSHNSVYGTGYDQARAFVQEASSTPGESFGIVKLLANVVSYWAGIPGGIFSPALAVGAGLGHNIAHLLPHAPEAAVVLLGMSAYLSGVTGAPLTSAVIAMELTDNQDMVIPIMAACLLARAAASLFSPVPVYKDFAERMVRDFEQQHMQHAPAEGAADEPEPEHAGATSAFGEPVAAPEETPRDP, from the coding sequence ATGTCCAAGCCCACTTCGAAGTCATCCAACCCCCGTCTGCAGGCCCTGCTGGGCCACGAGTTCTTCGCCCCGCTGCAATGGAAACGGCGCATCGCGCTGTGGAGCGGCGCGATCCTCGTGGCGCTGGCGGCGATCCTGTTCGCCAAGGCCAGCGACTGGTCGTTCCACCTGTTCCAACGGGTTCTCAGCCACGGCATCTGGATACCGCTGATCATCACGCCGGTGGTGTTCGGGCTGCTGGCCTGGGCCACCGAGGGACGCCTGCGCGCCACGCGCGGCAGCGGTATCCCGCAGGTGATCGCCACCATGCACATCGAGGACGAGGGGTTCCGCGCACGGATGCTGGCGTTGCCCATCGCGGCCTGCAAGATGCTGCTGACCCTGATCGCGCTGGCGGTGGGCGCCTCGATCGGCCGCGAAGGTCCGACCGTGCACGTGGGCGCCGGCCTGTTCTATTCGCTGGGCCGGCGCTTCGGCTTCGACGATCCCAAGGCCGCTTCGCGCTTCATCCTGGCCGGCGGCGCCGCGGGCATCGCGGCGGCCTTCAACACGCCGCTGGCCGGCGTGGTGTTCGCCATCGAGGAACTGGCCGGCACCTTCGAGCACCGCTTCAGCGGCCTGCTGCTGACCGCGGTGATCGTGGGCGGCGTGGTGTCGCTGGGCATCATGGGCAACTACTCCTACTTCGGCGAGGTGCAGGCCGACCTGCTGCTGGGCCATGCCTGGCTGGCGGTGCTGCTGTGCGGCGTCGTCTGCGGCCTGCTGGGCGGCCTGTTCGCGCGGTTGATCCTGCTCAGCCGCAACGGCCCGCTGGCCATGATCGGCCGGCTGCGCGCGCGCTGGCCGGTGCTGTTCGCCGCCGGCTGCGGACTGGCGCTGGCCGTGCTCGGCGTGCTCTCGCACAACAGCGTCTACGGCACCGGCTACGACCAGGCGCGCGCCTTCGTGCAGGAAGCCTCGTCGACGCCGGGCGAAAGCTTTGGCATCGTCAAGCTGCTCGCCAACGTGGTCTCGTACTGGGCCGGCATACCGGGCGGTATCTTCTCGCCGGCGCTGGCGGTGGGTGCGGGCCTGGGCCACAACATCGCCCACCTGCTGCCGCACGCGCCGGAAGCGGCGGTGGTGCTGCTGGGCATGAGCGCCTATCTGTCCGGCGTCACCGGCGCACCGCTCACCTCGGCGGTGATCGCGATGGAACTGACCGACAACCAGGACATGGTGATACCGATCATGGCCGCCTGCCTGCTCGCACGCGCCGCGGCGTCGCTGTTCAGCCCCGTGCCGGTGTACAAGGATTTCGCCGAACGCATGGTGCGCGACTTCGAGCAGCAGCACATGCAGCATGCGCCAGCCGAGGGCGCGGCGGACGAACCCGAGCCCGAGCACGCCGGCGCCACCAGCGCCTTCGGCGAGCCGGTGGCGGCGCCCGAAGAGACGCCCCGGGATCCATGA
- the hutI gene encoding imidazolonepropionase, translating to MTSPRWDLLLTHARLASFADGTPFGLIGDGALACADGRIAWVGPMRELPPDASANRVEDLGGALLTPGLVDCHTHLVFGGHRAHEFDMRLNGAGYEEIARAGGGIVSSVRATRAADEDALFAQSLPRARALLADGVTTLEIKSGYGLDLETERRMLRVARRLGRELGITVRTSFLGLHALPPEYTERRDDYVALVCDTMLPALADEGLLDAVDAFCEKIAFTPAETRRLFERARQHGLPVKLHAEQLSDQGGAALVAGFDGLSADHLEYLGDSGIAAMAGAGTVAVLLPGAFYALRETKLPPVAALREHGVPIAIATDCNPGTSPLLSLRLAANMACTLFRLTPEEALRGMTVNAARALGLADRGTLAVGQRADLVAWHAEQPAELCYWIGGNLVRQVYVAGQSVAAS from the coding sequence ATGACCTCGCCGCGCTGGGACCTGCTGCTTACCCATGCCCGTCTCGCGAGCTTCGCCGACGGCACGCCGTTCGGCCTGATCGGGGACGGCGCACTGGCCTGCGCGGACGGGCGCATCGCGTGGGTCGGCCCGATGCGCGAGCTTCCGCCGGACGCGAGCGCCAACCGGGTCGAAGACCTCGGCGGCGCCCTGCTCACGCCCGGTCTCGTCGATTGCCACACGCACCTGGTGTTCGGCGGCCACCGCGCCCACGAATTCGACATGCGCCTCAACGGCGCCGGTTACGAGGAGATCGCCCGCGCCGGCGGCGGCATCGTCTCCAGCGTGCGCGCCACCCGTGCGGCGGACGAGGACGCGCTGTTCGCGCAATCGCTGCCGCGCGCCCGCGCCCTGCTCGCCGACGGCGTCACCACGCTGGAGATCAAGTCCGGCTATGGCCTGGACCTGGAAACCGAGCGCCGCATGCTGCGCGTGGCGCGGCGCCTCGGCCGCGAACTGGGCATCACGGTGCGCACCAGCTTTCTCGGCCTGCACGCGCTGCCGCCCGAATACACGGAGCGCCGCGACGACTACGTGGCGCTGGTGTGCGACACGATGCTGCCCGCGCTGGCGGACGAAGGCCTGCTCGACGCGGTGGATGCGTTCTGCGAAAAGATTGCCTTCACGCCCGCCGAGACGCGCCGCCTGTTCGAGCGCGCACGTCAGCATGGCCTGCCGGTGAAGCTGCATGCGGAACAGCTCTCCGACCAGGGCGGCGCGGCGCTGGTGGCGGGCTTCGACGGCCTTTCCGCCGACCACCTGGAATATCTCGGCGACAGCGGCATCGCGGCGATGGCCGGCGCCGGCACCGTCGCCGTGCTGTTGCCCGGCGCGTTCTACGCACTGCGCGAGACCAAGCTGCCTCCGGTAGCCGCGCTGCGCGAACACGGCGTACCGATCGCCATCGCCACCGACTGCAATCCCGGCACCTCGCCCCTGCTCTCGCTGCGGCTGGCCGCGAACATGGCCTGCACGCTGTTCCGCCTCACGCCGGAAGAAGCGCTGCGCGGCATGACGGTCAACGCCGCGCGTGCGCTGGGTCTCGCCGACCGCGGCACGCTGGCGGTGGGCCAACGCGCCGACCTGGTGGCGTGGCATGCGGAGCAGCCTGCCGAGCTGTGCTACTGGATCGGCGGCAATCTCGTGCGGCAGGTGTACGTGGCCGGGCAGTCAGTCGCGGCGAGCTAG
- the hutG gene encoding formimidoylglutamase, producing MTAGVAGWGGRVDLPDDASTRRWHQWVRKPAAGDAPGVAVLGFASDEGVRRNGGRMGAAEGPAALRKMLSNLPLLDDTPLYDAGDVGVVDGDLESAQLRYAGQLAALLDAGHLPVGLGGGHEIAFATYQGLAQHLGERRPRVAIVNLDAHFDLRRQDRASSGTPFLQAIEHAAALGLPLDYCVLGISASANTRVLFDTAVQLGVYYVQDDELGMLDLPARIAQLQARLAGADAIYLTLCLDALPHAVAPGVSAPSARGVPLEVVEPLLDAIAATGKVKVMDVAELSPPLDRDNVTARVAARLIHRVTHAARRA from the coding sequence ATGACAGCCGGAGTGGCCGGTTGGGGCGGTCGCGTCGACCTGCCGGACGACGCTTCCACGCGGCGCTGGCACCAGTGGGTGCGCAAACCGGCGGCAGGCGACGCACCTGGCGTGGCGGTGCTGGGCTTCGCCAGCGACGAGGGCGTGCGCCGCAATGGCGGTCGCATGGGCGCGGCCGAAGGCCCCGCGGCGCTGCGCAAGATGCTCTCCAACTTGCCGTTGCTGGACGACACGCCGCTGTACGATGCAGGCGATGTGGGCGTGGTCGACGGCGACCTGGAGAGCGCGCAGCTGCGCTATGCCGGGCAACTTGCCGCGCTGCTCGATGCCGGCCACCTGCCGGTGGGCCTTGGCGGCGGGCACGAAATCGCGTTCGCCACGTACCAGGGGTTGGCCCAGCACCTCGGCGAGCGTCGCCCGCGCGTGGCCATCGTCAACCTCGATGCGCACTTCGACCTGCGCCGGCAGGACCGCGCCAGTTCCGGCACGCCGTTCCTGCAGGCCATCGAGCACGCAGCCGCGCTCGGCCTGCCGCTGGATTATTGCGTGCTGGGCATCAGCGCCTCGGCGAACACCCGCGTGCTGTTCGATACCGCCGTCCAGCTCGGCGTGTACTACGTGCAGGACGACGAACTCGGCATGCTCGACCTGCCTGCGCGCATCGCGCAACTGCAGGCGCGGCTGGCCGGCGCCGATGCCATCTACCTGACCCTCTGCCTCGACGCATTGCCGCACGCGGTGGCGCCCGGCGTCAGCGCGCCCAGCGCGCGCGGGGTGCCGTTGGAGGTGGTCGAGCCGCTGCTCGATGCTATCGCGGCCACCGGCAAGGTGAAGGTGATGGACGTGGCGGAATTGTCGCCGCCGCTCGATCGCGACAATGTCACGGCGCGTGTCGCCGCGCGCCTGATCCACCGGGTCACGCATGCCGCACGGCGTGCGTAG